The DNA window AGAAGCAGGTGCATTAAGAATAAGGCAAAAAAGAACCCCACACACTCTTCCTATATCTAAAAATCTCTCCCCACCCACCAGAAAACACTCCCTTCCCACCCCTCTCATAAATGAAACTATTATATGAAATGACCAATGCACAGAATGCTACTATCATTTCATGTAACGACAAATAAGGCAAAAATATTCAGAACTTAAGTGGGATTCTCTTCCCCTTATCAACCTTGTGATCTTGCTCCTTAGCACTTATTTCTGTTCAGAATTCCGTGTCCCACGTAACAGTAAACATCCGTAAATATTATAAATAGTAAAagctaaaaaaacaaaataaccaAACAATGAATAATTCATATTTCATTGTACCATATATTAATGGcggtaaaattaataaataagtagACACGTCttcaaattaaattgaaaaaaaatagtatatagtattaaatttattttgagagtgatatataaatataattgtttCCTTTTTGACTTCTGTAGTGAACGAAATGGTTAAAGTGGGCACCGCACataataaagaaaaaacaaaaaataaagtgaGAAAATAAAGTTCCCTATACGAAATAATTTGGATCTAGAAAAGGCCAGAAAGCGAAAGTTGTTGGTTAAATATGAATATTTCTTTTAAGgagagagaagagaaaaaataatGCCAGAAAAAGAAGAAGCAAACAAGAAAGCAATATACAAAGAAATAATTTCGGTACATTATCATGAGTAGATGAATGATGATTTTAAGTGGAAAATGGGTCCAAAAAtattccaaattgaaatttgtGAAATGTTATTTTGTTTTGGAGGGAATGGTGGGTCTATGCTATAATAACAAATAGGACATAATTGTATCCAATCGAAATTATAATAATACAAATGATTATTATATGTAAATAAGGATATAGAATGTAATAAGAGGTATGGTAGGCTAGTAATCCTTTTCACACTTAGGTGGTGGTTTCCAAATAAAATATGAGTAGCAATCACAAGGCATCACTTTTTTTTCATTGATGCTTGTAGGTTACTTATCTTTTAGTAGGTGTTGTTGTCACGGAAAGATATGTCAATTATAGGTATCATAAGGGACAGTGAGAATGCTGGTGAATACTCTTTTAATTATACCTTTCTTTTAAGTATAATACTAGTACATGTACATACATGTATGGTATGATTACCTATTTGTATAAATTACTATAAACTGTGATTTGACAATTTACTGAATCGAAACATCATGGATGGTTAGAAAATAAGCCAAAATTGTGACACTGAAAAACAAAATCATAGAACAAAAAACAACATCTATGATCTAGATGTGAGAAAAGAGCACCTGAAACAGAATGTGCAACAAGAAAAAAGTTTTGAGAAATGATAAGATAGTGCACGTGTGTGTTGGGATCATTGTTGATAGATTGAGGCCAGTAGATTCAGAAAGAGAGCCCTTGGGGACCATATGAATAGTATAGAATTGAAGAATTAGGTCTTCTTATTTGACTTGTTTTCTGTTGTTACTCTAGTTTTTTTACTAGCAGCATCAccactaaaacaaataaaaagatgatgaaattaatCATGATTATGAATAATTATGATGATAATAATCATAATTATGGAAGGGTCATTATATCTATATCTAAGTCTAGCTACAACATTTTGTAAGGATGACAATTTCAGATAAAGACATATCAGTGAATTTTCTTTCCCATTGTTCAAAATATTCAACAAATTAATTGATGAGGTATGGTACAACTACAACTAGAAATGAAGCTCACTCCTTCACTCTCCAACATTAAACCCAAAAAATAACACCAGcatcaagaaaaacaaaattaaaaatgctTTGGGAGTTTTTTATTCTGACAAATTGTTCATTCCTACAACAAGTTCCAATGATAATAAGGAtttatataaacatatatatatagcTTCACCATAGTGATAGTGCATTGAATTACTATTCAAAAAACATTCACTCCaccttcaaaacaaaatcaaaactaTAAGAAACAAAATAGAGGcaaaacaaaaacacataaaatgaAAAACTAATATAGCAGCTAAAGAAAAAGATTAGAAAGAGAATGCTAGTAAttaagattttaattaattactaaatgCTAACTTGCTCAAGATTTAGCTAAAACATGGAATGGAATGATCATGCAAAAATTGAGCTAAAACATATATAATCAAACAATAATAATATCTAGGAACTTAAATTTTGTTGATGGAAAATAggcataataatattattaataataataaatatgtaacttaataataataagctttaatcacaaTTAATTTCCTTAGAATTAAAAACTAAAGAcataaaattaagagaaaaaaatgaggaaaaataaataaatataattaagatTACTATACTGTGGTGGCGGTGGCTGTACTAAGAAGTACTTGCATTAGCTGTAGTAGTTGTAGTTGAAGTTGTAGTTGTAccaccaccaccaacaacaaccGTGCTATCACCTGCACCACCGTTACCACCACCGCTATCATCATTAGCACCACCACCACTACTACTCACAGCAGACACTGTCACTGCagtcctcttcctcttcttcttctcataaGGAATCCCTCTAGCTTTAGCCTGTCCTTCTCTCACTTCCCTCAAGTAAATTCTCACAGCTTTAGCGCCGAACGGATTCGACTCAGGACGGCCTCCGTTTTCTTCATAGGCCGCTCTGAGTCGTCCTATCAACGCATCAAGGCTTCCCCACGCCTGTTTCAAAGGACAAGCGCAGGGAGCAGGTGGATTCGGATGTCCGAAATACGGACATCCGGAAACATGAACTTTCGTCTTCCCGAACTGATCGAGATATTTCAAAAACTCGATCACGTGCGCGCCACTGCACCTTGCAAGCGTCAATGGTGGCTTGTGGTTTTGTAGATATTGGAGGAAAGTGTTCCAGTCACGGCGCTTTTGAGATTCGTAACGGCTTGGTGGAGCTTGTGGTGGTGGTTGCGGTGGTGAAGATCCCTCCGGTTGTACGGTGGTTACGGTTACCGTAGGAGAAGTTGTTGGAGGTTCTGAAGATGATGCTCCTGCTGATGATGAATCCATGATGATCGAGAAAGTTCCAGAAGTCTTCAAAATTAGGGTAAGTAGAGTAATTAATAAGGTTTATAGTTTTTGCTAGCAGTGTGAATTGTGAAACGGTGGCGTTTTGTTGCTGTGAGtgagtgtgtgtgtgagagagtttAAGTTTTCACGGGGAAGAAGAGGAGCGTTTAGTTTGGATTTGGGGTTTTGTTTAGAGAGTGAGAAAGAAAAAATGGAGAATTTTTTGGGAGAGAGAGATGGATGATGGGACGTTAAAAAGCATTGCTGAATGAATGAAATCAGACTGAAGGAAGAGAATGGTGAAGGGTTGCTTTGCTGACGTGGGTAAGCGacatttcaaaattaaatatacTTCAATTATCTCAGCATaatctttttttatttctatacttttctttttttatttgttcAACTAAATCATCATTGAAATAGTTGAGTTACATCAaaatttgaaataataataatacaaattcaattcaatgtaattttttcaaatttttaagaaTTAAAAGTTATATACTTCTGCTTAATAAAAACTAAGGATGGCATATCACTTAAAAGTCAgtagggtgggaataggccagatcggcctacaggggcctatagcctagcctacttaaggtcAGGCCAGGCCAaacctatttgataaaaaggccagGTTTGgccttttttaaaagcctatttaataaattaGGTCAGacctaggctattaaaaaagcttataaagccttgtaggccggcctatattttcatatatattaaaattagtctaattAGGTTggcttatatatgcatatatattagaaaaatattaaatag is part of the Vicia villosa cultivar HV-30 ecotype Madison, WI unplaced genomic scaffold, Vvil1.0 ctg.002034F_1_1, whole genome shotgun sequence genome and encodes:
- the LOC131637586 gene encoding protein LIGHT-DEPENDENT SHORT HYPOCOTYLS 5-like, which gives rise to MDSSSAGASSSEPPTTSPTVTVTTVQPEGSSPPQPPPQAPPSRYESQKRRDWNTFLQYLQNHKPPLTLARCSGAHVIEFLKYLDQFGKTKVHVSGCPYFGHPNPPAPCACPLKQAWGSLDALIGRLRAAYEENGGRPESNPFGAKAVRIYLREVREGQAKARGIPYEKKKRKRTAVTVSAVSSSGGGANDDSGGGNGGAGDSTVVVGGGGTTTTSTTTTTANASTS